In Bosea vestrisii, the following are encoded in one genomic region:
- a CDS encoding DeoR/GlpR family DNA-binding transcription regulator: protein MEPLSKRHADILDILGKRGYVAIEEIVSAFNVTPQTVRRDLQDLADRGLLRRHHGGASANLSTANTDYGLRVIETAIEKAAMAQAAAELVTPGSSLFITPGTTMDALAKAIAERRPRGLRVVTNSTAAAAVLDKCPDISILITGGHWLGPNRACGGMHAAAFIENYRCDLHMTSIGGIDAAGNLLEYRDDEAVVGRTMLRNARRSVLLADHTKFSRAAMSRLAHLSEISTLVTDRQPAAATTQMIRDARCELIVAG, encoded by the coding sequence ATGGAACCGCTGAGCAAACGTCACGCCGACATCCTCGATATCCTCGGCAAACGCGGCTATGTCGCGATCGAGGAGATCGTTTCCGCCTTCAACGTCACGCCGCAGACGGTACGGCGCGATCTGCAGGATCTTGCCGATCGCGGCCTGCTGCGGCGCCACCACGGCGGCGCCAGCGCCAATCTCTCGACCGCGAACACCGATTACGGTCTGCGGGTCATCGAGACGGCGATCGAGAAAGCCGCGATGGCGCAGGCCGCCGCCGAGCTGGTGACGCCGGGCAGTTCGCTGTTCATCACGCCTGGCACGACCATGGACGCGCTCGCCAAGGCAATCGCCGAGCGCCGCCCGCGCGGCCTGCGCGTCGTCACCAACAGCACGGCAGCGGCGGCTGTCCTCGACAAATGCCCGGACATCTCGATCCTGATCACCGGTGGACACTGGCTCGGGCCGAACCGCGCCTGCGGCGGCATGCACGCTGCCGCCTTCATCGAGAACTATCGCTGCGACCTGCACATGACGAGCATTGGCGGCATCGACGCGGCCGGGAACCTGCTCGAATATCGCGATGACGAGGCCGTGGTCGGGCGGACCATGCTGCGCAATGCGCGGCGCTCGGTGCTGCTTGCCGACCATACCAAATTCAGCCGGGCCGCCATGTCCCGCCTGGCGCATCTCAGCGAGATCTCGACCCTGGTCACCGATCGGCAGCCGGCTGCCGCGACCACCCAGATGATCCGCGATGCCCGCTGCGAGCTGATCGTAGCCGGCTGA
- a CDS encoding LLM class flavin-dependent oxidoreductase, whose protein sequence is MTTARQLHLGAFMRPVSIHTGAWRYPGAYPDANFNFGHLKRFAQKLEAGKFDAFFMADHLAVLNMPVEALKRSHTVTSFEPFTLLSALAGATERIGLVATASTTFDAPYHIARRFASLDHISGGRAGWNIVTTSNPDAALNFGLDAHVDHGERYDRAREFYDVVTGLWDSFADDAFIRDRDSGIYFDPDKMRRLDHKGEHLSVRGPLNIARPPQGWPVIVQAGASEPGRQLAAETAEVVFAAHGTLAAGQAFYADVKGRMEAIGRNPDHLKILPGVLTVVGETVDEAREKRALLDSFVHYDSAIASLSIALGHDATGLDPDAPLPEIPDTNQSKSGRERTIALARRENLTVRQLAQRLGGYGGLAFVGTPKTIADEMEQWLVERGSDGFNVMFPYLPEGLDDFVDKVVPELQRRGLFRREYQGPTLRDHLGLPRPANRHFA, encoded by the coding sequence ATGACGACCGCGCGCCAGCTTCATCTCGGGGCATTCATGCGCCCCGTCAGCATCCATACCGGCGCCTGGCGTTATCCCGGCGCCTATCCGGATGCCAATTTCAACTTCGGCCACCTGAAGCGCTTCGCGCAGAAGCTGGAGGCCGGCAAGTTCGACGCCTTCTTCATGGCCGACCATCTCGCCGTGCTGAACATGCCGGTCGAGGCGCTGAAGCGCAGCCATACGGTGACTTCGTTCGAGCCGTTCACCCTGCTCTCGGCCCTCGCCGGCGCAACCGAGCGCATCGGCCTCGTCGCTACCGCCTCGACCACTTTCGATGCGCCCTATCACATCGCCCGGCGCTTCGCCTCGCTCGACCATATCAGCGGCGGCCGCGCCGGCTGGAACATCGTCACCACATCGAACCCGGACGCGGCGCTGAATTTCGGCCTCGACGCCCATGTCGACCATGGCGAGCGCTATGACCGGGCGCGCGAGTTCTACGATGTCGTCACCGGGCTGTGGGATTCATTCGCCGACGACGCCTTCATCCGGGACCGCGACAGCGGGATTTATTTTGACCCGGACAAAATGCGACGGCTCGATCACAAGGGCGAGCATCTCTCGGTGCGCGGGCCGCTCAACATCGCAAGGCCGCCGCAGGGTTGGCCGGTGATCGTCCAGGCCGGCGCCTCCGAGCCTGGCCGGCAGCTCGCCGCCGAGACGGCCGAGGTCGTGTTCGCGGCGCATGGCACGCTCGCGGCCGGCCAGGCCTTCTACGCCGATGTGAAGGGACGAATGGAGGCGATCGGCCGGAACCCCGACCATCTCAAGATCCTGCCTGGCGTGCTGACCGTCGTCGGCGAGACGGTCGATGAAGCGCGCGAAAAGCGGGCCCTGCTCGATTCCTTCGTGCACTATGACAGCGCGATCGCATCACTTTCGATCGCGCTCGGCCATGACGCCACCGGCTTGGATCCGGATGCGCCGCTGCCCGAGATCCCGGACACCAACCAGAGCAAGAGCGGGCGCGAGCGGACGATCGCGCTCGCCCGCCGCGAGAACCTGACCGTCCGCCAGCTTGCGCAGCGGCTCGGCGGCTATGGCGGGCTCGCCTTCGTTGGTACGCCGAAGACGATCGCCGACGAGATGGAGCAATGGCTAGTCGAGCGCGGGAGCGACGGTTTCAACGTGATGTTCCCCTATCTGCCGGAGGGGCTCGACGACTTCGTCGACAAGGTCGTGCCCGAATTGCAGCGTCGCGGCCTGTTCCGCCGGGAGTATCAGGGGCCGACGCTGCGCGACCATCTCGGCCTGCCGAGGCCGGCCAACCGGCATTTCGCCTGA
- a CDS encoding GAF domain-containing protein: MFQAVTISASDKPGFYSELVQQLEGLLHGERDAIANAANLSALLYDAMPTLNWAGFYLMRGGELVLGPFQGKPACVRIPVGRGVCGTAVARRETMLVEDVHAFPGHIACDAASRSELVVPLIRNGEVIGVIDLDSPEPGRFDADDQAGIEAIASLYLEASDRF, from the coding sequence ATGTTCCAGGCGGTGACGATCTCGGCCAGCGATAAGCCTGGCTTCTACAGTGAGCTCGTCCAGCAACTCGAAGGCCTGCTGCATGGCGAGCGCGACGCGATCGCCAACGCCGCCAATCTCTCGGCGCTGCTCTACGATGCGATGCCGACTCTCAATTGGGCCGGCTTCTACCTGATGCGCGGCGGCGAATTGGTGCTCGGCCCTTTCCAGGGCAAGCCGGCCTGCGTGCGCATCCCGGTCGGGCGCGGCGTCTGCGGCACGGCGGTCGCCCGGCGCGAAACGATGCTGGTGGAGGACGTGCACGCCTTCCCCGGCCATATCGCCTGTGACGCCGCCTCGCGCTCGGAGCTGGTCGTGCCGCTGATCCGTAACGGCGAGGTCATCGGCGTGATCGATCTCGACAGTCCGGAGCCCGGCCGCTTCGACGCCGACGACCAGGCCGGCATCGAAGCGATCGCCAGCCTCTATCTCGAAGCCAGCGACCGCTTCTGA